A part of Limihaloglobus sulfuriphilus genomic DNA contains:
- a CDS encoding endonuclease/exonuclease/phosphatase family protein, translating into MPGSITWGNACSRICTWVRLLDRRGRGFYVYNLHLDHVGQLSREKSVLQVTEKIASRQHPQDMFILMGDFNAGENNLAIQYLKGSAQIDGRSNPLPMADTFRQIHPEEEIVGTFGGFTGKIDGDKIDYIFVSPQTQTKSADILHTNKDGRYPSDHYPVTAQIRLNNK; encoded by the coding sequence GTGCCCGGCTCTATTACATGGGGTAATGCCTGTTCAAGGATATGTACCTGGGTGCGGCTGCTTGACCGCCGCGGCAGAGGATTCTACGTGTATAACCTGCACCTCGACCACGTAGGCCAGCTTTCCCGTGAGAAAAGCGTGCTCCAGGTGACAGAAAAGATCGCCTCACGGCAGCACCCCCAAGATATGTTTATACTGATGGGCGATTTCAATGCCGGCGAAAACAATTTGGCGATTCAGTACCTTAAAGGCTCAGCGCAGATAGACGGCCGTTCTAATCCGCTGCCAATGGCAGACACATTCAGGCAAATCCACCCGGAGGAAGAAATTGTCGGCACTTTCGGCGGATTCACTGGAAAAATCGATGGAGACAAAATAGACTACATCTTTGTCTCACCGCAAACTCAAACCAAATCAGCAGATATACTCCACACCAACAAAGACGGCCGCTACCCTTCAGACCATTACCCTGTGACGGCTCAAATCCGGTTGAATAACAAATGA
- a CDS encoding glycoside hydrolase family 28 protein, whose amino-acid sequence MAIFNKIGKSVLIGIFVGCASAWAEPSRVFDVTWFGAVGDGQSSNTAAFQAAIDACGEDGTVRINSGKYVTGTIKLKSGVELNIGKGAVIHGSTDLNDYARDVFGSVEAPAFSKCLIFAENAENIKITGSGTINGNGSEENFPVKLGSELGERPMLIRFVNCRNVTFSDVTLKDSASWCTHLVNCDDVIINGVKINSRVNFNNDGFDLDGCRNVVIENCDIRTGDDSICPKSTTLRAAENITVRNCRVSSGTAAFKCGTSSRGGFRNINVDNCLFYDCGMGAVKLLMVDGGVLEDINISNVTMDNVEGPFFIRLGNRGRKYDSPTEQVYSQDARPEGAEVGILRNVCISNIKAAVRGDDKTRQGIMISGIPGHNISGITFENIDISFTGNGTEKDAQRIVLEDIARYPEQFFFGVLPSWAMYIRHVDGILLKNVNFSLINPDKRPRIVAEDVENLRIY is encoded by the coding sequence ATGGCTATTTTTAACAAGATCGGCAAATCGGTACTTATTGGAATCTTTGTTGGCTGTGCTTCTGCATGGGCAGAGCCTTCGAGGGTGTTTGATGTTACTTGGTTCGGCGCAGTTGGAGACGGGCAGAGCAGCAATACCGCCGCGTTTCAGGCAGCCATTGATGCCTGCGGTGAAGATGGAACCGTGCGGATTAACTCCGGTAAATATGTTACCGGAACGATAAAATTAAAAAGCGGGGTTGAGTTAAATATCGGCAAAGGTGCGGTCATACATGGCAGCACTGATTTGAACGATTATGCCCGGGATGTGTTCGGATCCGTCGAGGCGCCTGCGTTCAGCAAATGTCTGATTTTCGCGGAAAATGCGGAGAATATTAAAATTACAGGTTCGGGTACCATAAACGGTAACGGATCAGAAGAGAATTTTCCGGTTAAGCTCGGCTCGGAGCTTGGTGAAAGGCCGATGCTGATCAGGTTTGTAAATTGCAGAAATGTTACCTTCTCAGATGTCACGCTGAAAGACAGTGCTTCTTGGTGTACGCATCTGGTAAACTGCGATGACGTGATTATAAATGGGGTTAAGATAAACAGCCGCGTAAATTTTAACAATGACGGTTTCGACCTTGACGGCTGCCGGAATGTGGTAATCGAAAATTGCGATATACGCACCGGTGATGATTCAATCTGCCCAAAAAGCACAACACTGCGAGCGGCAGAGAATATCACAGTGAGAAACTGCCGCGTTTCCAGCGGCACGGCGGCTTTTAAGTGCGGGACGTCATCGCGGGGCGGCTTTAGAAATATAAACGTCGATAATTGCCTTTTTTATGACTGCGGCATGGGTGCGGTTAAACTTCTGATGGTTGACGGCGGCGTTCTTGAGGATATCAACATCTCAAATGTTACAATGGATAACGTTGAAGGGCCGTTTTTTATTCGTCTTGGTAACAGGGGCCGCAAATACGACAGCCCCACCGAACAGGTATATTCGCAGGACGCACGTCCGGAAGGCGCAGAGGTTGGAATATTGCGAAATGTCTGTATAAGCAATATAAAAGCCGCTGTAAGGGGCGATGATAAAACCCGCCAGGGGATTATGATATCCGGAATCCCCGGACATAATATCAGCGGCATAACGTTCGAAAATATAGATATATCATTTACGGGCAACGGGACCGAAAAAGATGCGCAAAGAATTGTCCTCGAAGACATTGCCCGCTATCCGGAACAGTTCTTTTTCGGCGTTCTGCCTTCATGGGCTATGTACATTCGCCACGTTGACGGGATTTTGCTCAAGAATGTTAATTTTTCTCTTATAAATCCGGACAAAAGACCCAGAATCGTTGCAGAGGATGTCGAAAACTTGCGGATTTACTAA
- a CDS encoding endonuclease/exonuclease/phosphatase family protein — protein sequence MQNSRFIISSLCLFMLTLGLVSCRYETNSQTSTDNHKKTLNVMSFNIRYGDADDGENSWPNRKDMVCDFIGEQKPDIAGLQEALNYQIDTIIAANPDYAFVGVGRNDGKKAGEFCPVLYRRDIFTKAESGTFWLSDTPSVPGSITWGNACSRICTWVRLLDRRGRGFYVYNLHLDHVGQLSREKSVLQVTEKIASRQHPQDMFILMGDFNAGENNLAIQYLKGSAQIDGRSNPLPMADTFRQIHPEEEIVGTFGGFTGKIDGDKIDYIFVSPQTQTKSADILHTNKDGRYPSDHYPVTAQIRLNNK from the coding sequence ATGCAGAATTCACGATTCATTATTTCAAGTCTGTGCCTTTTCATGCTTACCTTAGGCCTTGTTTCCTGCCGGTACGAAACAAACAGCCAAACCTCTACGGATAACCACAAGAAAACTCTCAATGTAATGAGCTTCAATATCCGCTACGGCGACGCGGACGACGGCGAAAACAGCTGGCCAAACCGCAAAGATATGGTTTGTGATTTTATAGGTGAACAAAAGCCGGACATTGCCGGACTGCAGGAAGCTCTAAATTATCAGATAGATACTATTATTGCCGCCAACCCTGATTATGCTTTCGTAGGTGTCGGTAGAAATGATGGTAAGAAGGCAGGTGAGTTCTGCCCTGTTTTGTACCGCAGAGACATATTCACGAAAGCAGAGTCCGGCACATTCTGGCTCTCTGACACGCCATCTGTGCCCGGCTCTATTACATGGGGTAATGCCTGTTCAAGGATATGTACCTGGGTGCGGCTGCTTGACCGCCGCGGCAGAGGATTCTACGTGTATAACCTGCACCTCGACCACGTAGGCCAGCTTTCCCGTGAGAAAAGCGTGCTCCAGGTGACAGAAAAGATCGCCTCACGGCAGCACCCCCAAGATATGTTTATACTGATGGGCGATTTCAATGCCGGCGAAAACAATTTGGCGATTCAGTACCTTAAAGGCTCAGCGCAGATAGACGGCCGTTCTAATCCGCTGCCAATGGCAGACACATTCAGGCAAATCCACCCGGAGGAAGAAATTGTCGGCACTTTCGGCGGATTCACTGGAAAAATCGATGGAGACAAAATAGACTACATCTTTGTCTCACCGCAAACTCAAACCAAATCAGCAGATATACTCCACACCAACAAAGACGGCCGCTACCCTTCAGACCATTACCCTGTGACGGCTCAAATCCGGTTGAATAATAAATGA
- a CDS encoding CehA/McbA family metallohydrolase, which translates to MDRRAFIRTSGILTASAMMANESNAAEKTANAPAPLKNMVNPFEVEGKFYKAALHVHTTTSDGDVDVATRIPQYRKHGYDIVAITDHWKTNDLSGYSDEKFLAISGMEFHPKTGTGAPAHHLIALDIPHPLKLDSGKPAQELVDQVINAGGKVIYAHPYWTAHTLEEMSEITGYIAIEVFNAVCGLGAGKSYGNVHWYQIMNRGCVLPAVSVDDIHSSSNINLGWTMIKAKALNTADIMDAISKGSYYASCGPVIEDYRVENGTVSLKCSEASKIRFLYDGSGGGRTFNADKGKSITSASWKFGDSKRTLKWIRAEVIDSDGNFAWANPIKIETDKA; encoded by the coding sequence GTGGACAGAAGAGCATTTATCAGGACTTCAGGAATTCTAACCGCCTCGGCAATGATGGCAAACGAATCAAATGCCGCGGAAAAAACTGCCAACGCCCCCGCACCGCTTAAAAACATGGTAAACCCATTCGAGGTAGAAGGAAAGTTCTACAAAGCCGCCCTTCATGTGCATACCACGACATCAGACGGCGATGTGGATGTTGCGACCCGTATCCCGCAATACCGCAAGCATGGCTATGATATTGTAGCGATTACAGACCACTGGAAAACAAACGATTTGAGCGGATACTCAGACGAAAAGTTTCTCGCAATTTCCGGCATGGAATTTCACCCCAAAACCGGAACAGGAGCGCCGGCACACCATCTGATAGCCCTTGATATTCCGCATCCGTTAAAACTTGATTCCGGTAAACCCGCCCAGGAGCTCGTTGACCAGGTTATAAACGCCGGCGGCAAGGTTATCTACGCACACCCATACTGGACGGCACACACCCTCGAAGAGATGTCCGAAATCACAGGCTATATCGCTATCGAGGTTTTCAACGCTGTATGCGGCCTTGGAGCGGGAAAAAGCTACGGCAACGTACACTGGTACCAGATTATGAACAGGGGCTGCGTGCTTCCGGCTGTATCTGTAGATGACATTCATTCAAGCAGCAACATAAACCTTGGCTGGACAATGATTAAAGCAAAAGCCCTAAACACTGCTGACATAATGGATGCCATCAGCAAAGGCTCTTACTACGCTTCATGCGGACCGGTCATTGAGGATTACAGAGTTGAAAACGGAACAGTAAGCCTGAAATGTTCAGAAGCCTCAAAAATACGTTTTCTCTACGACGGCAGCGGCGGAGGCAGAACATTTAATGCCGACAAAGGCAAGTCTATCACATCAGCGTCGTGGAAATTCGGCGACAGTAAAAGAACGCTTAAATGGATACGAGCAGAAGTCATAGACAGCGACGGTAATTTCGCCTGGGCTAACCCTATCAAGATAGAAACTGATAAGGCATAA
- a CDS encoding arylsulfatase, which produces MYSKISRRGFLAALGAGAASLAANPAFSAFSVKEKKNKPNVIMIFSDDQGYGDLSLTGNPYLKTPNIDKLFKEGVTLSDFHTAPLCTPTRSQLFSGQDALRNGGFCFQFSREMIRPDVPVMPEIFKANGYKTALFGKWHLGENYPYRPQDRGFDEVVTFGGAHLGQTPNYWNNDYWDDVYSHNGEYKKYDGYCDDVWFRLGKDFIEECRQKDEPFFVCLPTNLPHGPTFPPMEEAEPYADDVKFGQSLFFGMIARHDKNIGDLDKYLKDKGLYDNTIVVWFGDNGSCGGQGVYNAGLRGNKGSYYEGGHKLICAIRHIKGGLSGGYVEEGLTQVQDLFPTLIGACGLGESLKTYTHFDGMDLSPFLKERKPLPERMLIVQCATSVEPKMWQSTVMWKEWRLVEGKELYNLASDPGQQDNIADKHPEIVRRLRNHYEQWWKEVQPYTTVESSLPIHVGSRYENPVWITCFDWFGCTGQGSITMQRSVRNGNPMYGYWNLFAERTGRYRIKLRRWPLEVDAALSDGLPRYDSPKNAQANKIIDLYPEGKALPIKTARMKIGGIEKTFEVKDKDREVVFETKLPKGRTTLQGWFLDESGEQLCGAYYAQVEFLG; this is translated from the coding sequence ATGTATAGTAAGATTTCAAGAAGAGGTTTCTTAGCAGCCCTCGGCGCAGGCGCAGCAAGTCTTGCCGCGAACCCTGCATTCTCCGCTTTTTCTGTAAAAGAGAAAAAGAACAAACCGAATGTGATAATGATCTTTTCTGATGACCAGGGTTATGGAGACCTCTCGCTTACAGGCAACCCTTATCTAAAGACGCCGAATATAGATAAACTTTTCAAAGAAGGTGTAACACTCTCTGATTTCCATACTGCTCCGCTGTGTACGCCTACGCGGAGCCAGCTCTTCAGCGGACAGGATGCCTTGCGAAACGGGGGTTTCTGCTTCCAGTTTTCACGCGAGATGATCCGTCCGGATGTGCCGGTTATGCCGGAGATATTTAAGGCAAACGGATACAAAACAGCCCTTTTCGGAAAATGGCACCTTGGAGAGAATTACCCTTATCGCCCTCAAGACAGAGGCTTTGACGAAGTGGTAACCTTTGGCGGCGCTCACCTGGGGCAGACACCTAACTACTGGAATAACGATTACTGGGATGATGTTTACAGCCATAACGGCGAGTATAAAAAGTATGATGGATATTGCGATGATGTGTGGTTCCGTCTGGGAAAGGATTTTATCGAAGAATGCAGGCAGAAGGATGAGCCGTTTTTTGTGTGCCTGCCGACAAATCTGCCCCATGGCCCGACTTTTCCGCCGATGGAAGAGGCAGAACCATACGCTGATGATGTCAAGTTTGGTCAATCCCTATTTTTCGGTATGATTGCCAGGCATGATAAGAACATTGGAGATCTGGATAAATACCTCAAAGATAAAGGACTCTACGACAATACCATCGTTGTCTGGTTTGGCGACAATGGAAGCTGCGGCGGCCAGGGTGTATATAATGCGGGTTTGAGAGGTAACAAGGGCTCATACTACGAGGGCGGGCATAAATTGATATGTGCAATTCGTCACATCAAAGGGGGGCTCAGCGGCGGATATGTCGAAGAGGGGCTGACACAGGTTCAGGATTTGTTCCCGACTCTTATCGGAGCCTGCGGGCTTGGAGAATCACTTAAAACATACACTCATTTTGACGGGATGGACCTTTCTCCATTTCTCAAAGAGAGAAAGCCTCTGCCCGAGAGGATGCTCATTGTTCAATGCGCGACCAGTGTAGAGCCGAAAATGTGGCAAAGCACAGTGATGTGGAAAGAATGGAGGCTTGTTGAAGGCAAAGAACTGTACAATCTTGCTTCTGATCCGGGCCAGCAAGACAACATTGCAGATAAGCACCCCGAAATTGTCAGGCGACTTAGAAATCACTATGAACAATGGTGGAAAGAGGTTCAGCCTTACACGACAGTTGAAAGCTCGCTGCCTATACATGTGGGCAGCCGGTATGAGAATCCCGTCTGGATCACCTGTTTTGACTGGTTTGGATGCACCGGCCAGGGTTCTATAACTATGCAGCGGTCTGTCAGAAACGGCAATCCAATGTATGGATACTGGAATCTCTTTGCAGAGAGAACCGGCAGATACCGTATTAAACTGCGCCGCTGGCCGCTGGAAGTTGACGCGGCACTCAGTGACGGTCTGCCCCGTTACGATTCGCCAAAGAACGCGCAGGCAAACAAAATCATTGATCTATATCCCGAAGGCAAGGCTCTGCCGATCAAGACCGCCAGGATGAAGATTGGCGGGATAGAAAAGACTTTCGAGGTCAAAGACAAAGACAGGGAAGTGGTCTTTGAAACCAAACTGCCCAAGGGCAGGACAACCTTGCAGGGCTGGTTCCTCGACGAATCAGGCGAACAGCTGTGCGGAGCATATTACGCTCAGGTTGAGTTCCTGGGATAA
- a CDS encoding uracil-DNA glycosylase — translation MSCKWYNLCPLRRYERQGRISGFWADNYCKAAENWKNCKRFQQSQNGVYHPDNMMPDGTIDESLDN, via the coding sequence ATGAGCTGTAAATGGTATAACCTATGTCCTCTCAGAAGATATGAAAGACAGGGCAGAATCAGCGGCTTCTGGGCAGACAATTACTGCAAAGCCGCCGAGAACTGGAAAAACTGTAAAAGATTTCAGCAGTCGCAAAACGGCGTTTACCATCCAGATAATATGATGCCCGACGGTACTATTGACGAATCACTCGATAATTGA
- a CDS encoding GxGYxYP domain-containing protein — MSIGKFNYSFKYIFVTILLLIQISAAESVKIFDLRYTLDWDYSKEDIRSDVWDNCHSVAALQGILNRDKPTLYLRYVDSRRKDINIDNYWLEKATADGGWLDDVEFEQVGDIEELFRMFKNRVNGLVVYDGNVAATSNVASSVAGADNLIPVRYDKSEGSLYSVLTDKIGFKVKVWLVKPNGDSLFDKQGLIPGTDRYTTGSAKCDAYIWLKEHYLKTGKLNPAFGAYYIDYFWTSKLASIPKNHHNLTNHDYFVSNKAWFFDLNVWADEAPNDDPGQIEGTDRRTLCELLLLCNQLLDEKEMIYVGGFPPWAHKYTKSAGCRHGDVSTEWEYAYILSGYNAYKDADAIGFGAMANASFWQHYNLKDKYPQKWVSHEELLERGYLTKDGRVNFDGREFIIFYVGDYDAASWLYQRTADIWDDENRGKVPMMWSISPVLARRAPMAMEYLRETATDNDYFVAADNGAGYLNPGALKYSKWNAEGRPVSGLKDGTELWQQHCKKYYDKWGLTITGFIIDGYANPMDSALYECYESFSPNGIVPAKAPISCLFGDMPVLRSDYDVNSSDPAQAAELVMERIAARSIPFHWFRNILKTPTWYVQVNNEIQKQSEGKVELLDAPTFFELLRIYMKNNTDAAEGRYPYFESMW; from the coding sequence ATGTCGATTGGAAAATTTAACTATTCGTTCAAATATATCTTTGTAACAATTCTTCTATTGATACAGATTTCCGCGGCTGAAAGTGTCAAGATCTTTGATCTGCGATATACTCTCGATTGGGATTACAGTAAAGAAGATATCCGCAGCGATGTCTGGGACAACTGCCACAGTGTCGCGGCGTTACAGGGCATTTTGAATAGAGACAAGCCGACTTTGTATTTGCGGTATGTTGATTCGCGGCGTAAAGATATAAACATCGATAATTACTGGCTTGAAAAGGCAACAGCAGACGGCGGCTGGCTTGACGATGTCGAATTTGAACAGGTTGGTGATATAGAAGAGCTGTTTAGAATGTTTAAAAACAGGGTCAACGGTCTGGTTGTTTATGATGGAAATGTCGCGGCGACGAGCAATGTCGCATCTTCTGTTGCCGGGGCAGATAATCTGATACCTGTCCGCTATGATAAATCTGAGGGCAGTCTGTACTCGGTTCTAACTGATAAGATCGGCTTTAAAGTTAAGGTATGGCTGGTCAAGCCCAACGGGGATTCTTTGTTTGACAAGCAAGGGCTTATTCCCGGAACAGACCGTTATACTACCGGTTCGGCGAAATGTGATGCCTATATATGGCTCAAAGAACATTATCTCAAGACTGGAAAGCTCAATCCCGCTTTTGGAGCGTATTATATTGATTACTTCTGGACTAGCAAATTAGCCAGTATTCCCAAAAACCACCACAATCTGACTAATCATGACTATTTTGTGAGCAATAAAGCGTGGTTTTTTGATCTGAATGTCTGGGCAGATGAGGCTCCAAACGACGATCCCGGTCAAATTGAGGGCACAGACAGGCGGACGTTATGCGAGCTGCTGCTGCTCTGTAATCAGCTCCTTGATGAAAAAGAAATGATTTATGTAGGCGGATTCCCGCCATGGGCTCATAAGTACACAAAGAGTGCCGGCTGCCGCCATGGCGATGTATCGACTGAATGGGAATACGCTTATATACTCAGCGGCTACAACGCATACAAGGATGCCGATGCCATCGGTTTTGGAGCTATGGCAAACGCCTCGTTCTGGCAGCATTACAACTTAAAAGACAAATATCCTCAGAAATGGGTATCGCATGAAGAGCTTCTGGAGAGAGGTTATCTCACGAAAGACGGCAGGGTGAACTTCGATGGGCGTGAATTTATTATATTTTATGTAGGCGATTATGATGCCGCGTCATGGCTGTATCAGCGCACGGCTGATATCTGGGACGATGAAAACCGGGGCAAGGTGCCTATGATGTGGAGCATAAGTCCCGTTCTTGCCAGGCGAGCACCTATGGCAATGGAGTATCTGCGTGAAACAGCCACGGATAACGATTATTTCGTCGCGGCTGATAACGGTGCCGGTTATCTAAACCCGGGTGCATTGAAATATTCAAAATGGAATGCGGAGGGACGGCCTGTTTCGGGATTGAAAGACGGCACGGAACTCTGGCAGCAGCACTGTAAAAAGTATTACGACAAGTGGGGTTTAACCATAACAGGCTTTATTATTGATGGATACGCCAATCCTATGGATTCAGCGCTCTATGAATGCTATGAAAGTTTCAGCCCAAATGGTATTGTTCCCGCTAAGGCTCCAATAAGCTGCTTGTTTGGCGATATGCCGGTACTTCGAAGCGACTACGATGTAAACAGCTCAGACCCTGCCCAGGCCGCTGAACTGGTGATGGAACGGATTGCAGCAAGAAGTATTCCTTTTCACTGGTTCCGTAATATCTTGAAAACTCCGACCTGGTATGTGCAGGTAAACAACGAAATACAAAAGCAGAGCGAAGGCAAGGTCGAATTGCTTGATGCTCCGACTTTTTTCGAACTGCTTAGAATATATATGAAAAATAATACTGACGCAGCTGAAGGCCGCTACCCTTATTTTGAAAGCATGTGGTAG
- a CDS encoding right-handed parallel beta-helix repeat-containing protein gives MKFVKICAKTALFAFILAILEAGFCLDANAEYKDLWIYTYDDDFSTHKARTDSYDHSVFWPENAFPPAEPYLVYSSRYGIPPSGPPGLLFNGFKGKPAHLNYCFPVISAQQMMPLKGKLEFDLKLARETEIISAEEGGSFSYSISPDGKYWSLPVPLKSGHQEIPLGSEQGTCYVSLSGQKAVIDNLEVILKSYEPEPDVLLVPSEYPTIQDAVNASANGDTVEVEPGTYTGEGNTNIELLGKAITVRSAKGPLRTIIECGGISINAETFNSRGFYLHQAERRDTVIEGFTIQNGIIHGSEIPADNMRWNLDPSHPIGAGINCEFASPTIRNCRIMNCGTELGGGIGCVGANPVIENCNIQGCRAGGYGPCESGGRGGAIGMIRHSNASIFNCEIKYNMGYYNSGGGGIYTRRSSARINRCDISGNGAGGSIAGGGIYCGPGSRMAVENSLIWNNQANCGAGIYTERDSYENPAVTDCPECCHTYLLVKNCTIAHNQLLYPMPIYPGSGIHANGTDIYVRNCIVWHNKPTQIIIYKAPCKCPVTFSNVQGGYPNSLMYLPEDPDSANYDLTEYIGGAADIENINICDAAGNIDEKPLFANPELPEPDYHLKSLTGRYVESPVLEPDAMTKPGYWVKDDVHSPSIDAGDTDDPFRREPRPNGYRVNMGAYGNTRQASKSVLWHILNPEYNEIPEDRNPDVNHDGRVDFKDVAEIGKHWLLGQEASE, from the coding sequence ATGAAATTCGTAAAGATTTGCGCCAAAACGGCTTTATTTGCTTTTATTTTGGCAATTTTAGAAGCCGGTTTTTGTCTTGACGCGAATGCTGAATACAAAGACCTCTGGATTTACACATACGATGATGATTTCAGCACACACAAGGCCAGAACCGACAGTTACGACCATTCAGTATTCTGGCCGGAGAACGCATTTCCGCCGGCAGAGCCTTACCTCGTGTATTCGAGCAGATACGGAATACCGCCTTCCGGGCCGCCGGGTCTTTTGTTCAACGGTTTCAAAGGCAAACCCGCCCATTTGAACTACTGCTTCCCGGTCATATCAGCTCAGCAGATGATGCCGCTTAAAGGCAAACTGGAATTTGACCTGAAGCTTGCCAGAGAGACGGAGATTATCTCCGCGGAGGAAGGCGGTTCTTTTAGCTACTCAATATCGCCGGACGGCAAATACTGGAGCCTGCCGGTGCCTCTTAAATCCGGGCACCAGGAAATACCATTAGGATCCGAGCAGGGAACATGTTACGTTTCACTTTCCGGCCAAAAAGCTGTGATTGACAATCTGGAGGTGATACTCAAATCCTATGAACCAGAGCCCGATGTGCTGCTTGTTCCTTCTGAATACCCCACTATTCAGGACGCCGTAAATGCATCTGCAAACGGTGACACTGTCGAAGTTGAGCCGGGCACATACACAGGCGAGGGTAACACAAATATCGAGCTTCTGGGAAAGGCAATCACCGTCCGAAGCGCTAAGGGGCCGCTGAGAACCATTATCGAGTGCGGCGGCATATCTATAAACGCTGAAACCTTCAACAGCAGAGGGTTCTATCTGCATCAGGCAGAGCGCCGCGACACTGTGATAGAAGGTTTCACAATCCAGAACGGCATCATACACGGAAGTGAAATCCCCGCCGACAACATGCGGTGGAATCTTGATCCGAGCCATCCAATAGGAGCAGGCATCAACTGCGAGTTTGCAAGTCCGACGATAAGAAATTGCAGAATAATGAATTGCGGCACAGAACTTGGCGGCGGCATCGGCTGTGTCGGAGCTAATCCGGTGATAGAGAACTGCAATATTCAAGGCTGCCGTGCCGGCGGATACGGGCCGTGTGAATCCGGCGGACGCGGCGGCGCTATCGGTATGATACGCCACAGCAATGCAAGCATTTTCAACTGTGAGATAAAATACAACATGGGCTACTACAACAGCGGAGGCGGCGGCATATACACCCGCAGAAGTTCAGCCAGGATAAACAGATGCGATATATCCGGCAACGGCGCCGGCGGCAGCATTGCCGGCGGTGGAATATACTGCGGCCCGGGCTCAAGAATGGCCGTGGAAAATTCCCTGATCTGGAACAACCAAGCCAACTGCGGCGCCGGCATCTACACAGAAAGGGACTCATATGAGAACCCCGCCGTTACGGACTGCCCGGAATGCTGCCACACCTATCTGCTGGTGAAGAACTGCACCATTGCTCACAATCAGCTGCTCTACCCGATGCCGATCTACCCGGGCTCGGGGATACATGCAAACGGCACGGATATTTACGTCAGAAACTGCATAGTGTGGCACAACAAACCGACGCAGATTATAATCTATAAAGCCCCGTGCAAGTGTCCGGTAACTTTCTCCAATGTTCAGGGCGGCTACCCCAACAGCCTTATGTATCTGCCCGAAGACCCTGACTCGGCTAATTACGACCTGACCGAATACATTGGTGGTGCGGCAGATATAGAGAATATCAATATCTGTGACGCTGCCGGAAACATAGACGAAAAGCCGCTGTTTGCAAATCCCGAGCTGCCCGAACCTGATTACCATCTAAAATCGCTCACAGGACGTTATGTTGAAAGCCCCGTTCTTGAACCCGATGCTATGACAAAACCCGGTTACTGGGTAAAGGACGATGTTCACAGCCCGAGCATAGATGCCGGTGACACGGACGATCCATTCAGAAGAGAACCACGCCCCAACGGTTACCGCGTCAACATGGGAGCCTACGGAAATACCCGTCAGGCGAGCAAAAGTGTGCTGTGGCATATCCTCAACCCAGAATATAATGAGATACCGGAAGACAGAAATCCGGACGTTAATCACGACGGCAGGGTTGATTTCAAAGATGTTGCAGAGATTGGCAAACACTGGCTGCTTGGACAAGAAGCCTCGGAATAA
- the tsaA gene encoding tRNA (N6-threonylcarbamoyladenosine(37)-N6)-methyltransferase TrmO — protein sequence MEKICFSPIGVIHSQFTEAKGIPRQSVGAQHLQAEIEIFDEFAEGLADLDGFSHIVVVFNLHRVEHPSLTACPPWDGRKHGVFATRSPHRPNPIGISTVKLEEISGSTLTISGVDMADGSPVLDIKPYVPDLNPAGDIRLGWLEDKIDGMNMSKSGDR from the coding sequence ATGGAAAAAATATGTTTTAGCCCGATAGGCGTTATACATTCTCAGTTTACGGAAGCTAAGGGGATTCCCCGCCAGTCAGTCGGTGCTCAGCATTTACAGGCAGAGATTGAAATATTCGATGAATTTGCCGAGGGGCTTGCAGATCTTGACGGTTTCAGCCACATTGTCGTGGTGTTTAATCTGCACAGGGTGGAGCATCCATCTCTGACGGCCTGCCCGCCGTGGGACGGCCGGAAGCACGGCGTTTTTGCCACCCGCAGCCCTCACCGGCCTAACCCGATCGGCATATCAACCGTAAAGCTCGAGGAAATAAGTGGTTCCACGCTAACCATATCCGGCGTTGACATGGCAGACGGCAGCCCTGTTCTGGATATAAAGCCTTATGTTCCTGATCTTAATCCAGCGGGTGATATAAGACTGGGCTGGCTTGAAGACAAAATAGACGGCATGAACATGAGCAAATCCGGCGACCGTTGA